One Halobaculum roseum DNA segment encodes these proteins:
- the aspS gene encoding aspartate--tRNA(Asn) ligase: protein MHGRTYTADATPGEAVTVAGWVHETRDLGGIAFLILRDKTGKIQVKLEKDEMDEAMVDTGLDAHRESVLKVEGDVKEEPRAPTGVEVVPTDIEVVAPADPELPLDPSGKVDAELPTRLDNRTLDLRKPEVQAVFEIRAELLRAVRDAFRSHDATEINTPKIVATGTEGGTELFPISYFGEEAFMNQSPQLFKQLMAGSNLERVFEIGPIFRAEEHNTPRHLNEAHSIDFEGAFCDHTEAMDVAEAVTKAAYEAVQENCADELETLGLADEFAVPSGEFPRLSYQEALDRVNATGELDEHLVWGDDLSTEAEHVLGREVGEHYFITDWPSEVKPFYIKDHDDDEEKSTGFDMMHPRMELVSGGQREHRHEQLIAGFEQQGLDPEEFEYYTKMFKYGMPPHAGWGMGAERLLMTMLDLDNIREAVLFPRDRQRLSP, encoded by the coding sequence ATGCACGGTCGAACCTACACGGCTGACGCGACCCCGGGCGAGGCGGTCACCGTCGCCGGCTGGGTCCACGAGACCCGCGACCTCGGCGGCATCGCGTTCCTGATCCTCCGCGACAAGACGGGGAAGATCCAGGTCAAGCTCGAGAAGGACGAGATGGACGAGGCGATGGTCGACACCGGTCTCGACGCCCACCGCGAGTCCGTCCTGAAGGTCGAGGGCGACGTGAAGGAGGAGCCCCGCGCGCCCACCGGCGTCGAGGTCGTCCCGACCGACATCGAGGTCGTCGCGCCCGCCGACCCCGAGCTCCCGCTCGACCCCTCCGGAAAGGTCGACGCCGAGCTCCCGACCCGGCTGGACAACCGAACGCTCGACCTCCGCAAGCCCGAGGTACAGGCCGTCTTCGAGATCCGCGCGGAGCTGCTGCGCGCCGTCCGCGACGCCTTCCGGAGCCACGACGCCACCGAGATCAACACCCCGAAGATCGTCGCCACCGGCACCGAGGGCGGCACGGAGCTGTTCCCCATCTCCTACTTCGGCGAGGAGGCGTTCATGAACCAGAGCCCGCAGCTGTTCAAGCAGCTCATGGCCGGCTCCAACCTCGAGCGCGTCTTCGAGATCGGCCCGATCTTCCGCGCCGAGGAGCACAACACGCCCCGCCACCTCAACGAGGCCCACTCCATCGACTTCGAGGGCGCCTTCTGTGACCACACGGAGGCGATGGACGTGGCCGAGGCGGTCACGAAGGCCGCCTACGAGGCGGTGCAGGAGAACTGCGCCGACGAGCTGGAGACGCTCGGGCTCGCCGACGAGTTCGCGGTCCCCTCGGGCGAGTTCCCGCGCCTGAGCTACCAGGAGGCGCTCGACCGCGTCAACGCGACGGGCGAACTCGACGAGCACCTCGTGTGGGGCGACGACCTCTCGACGGAGGCCGAGCACGTGCTCGGCCGGGAAGTGGGAGAGCACTACTTCATCACCGACTGGCCCTCGGAGGTCAAGCCGTTCTACATCAAGGACCACGACGACGACGAGGAGAAGTCGACCGGCTTCGACATGATGCACCCGCGCATGGAACTCGTCTCGGGCGGCCAGCGCGAGCACCGCCACGAGCAGCTCATCGCGGGCTTCGAGCAACAGGGCCTCGACCCCGAGGAGTTCGAGTACTACACGAAGATGTTCAAGTACGGCATGCCGCCCCACGCCGGCTGGGGGATGGGCGCCGAGCGCCTCCTCATGACGATGCTCGATCTGGACAACATCCGCGAGGCCGTGCTCTTCCCGCGCGACCGCCAGCGTCTCAGCCCGTGA
- a CDS encoding BGTF surface domain-containing protein, which translates to MTRFVGTKVLAAALVLVLVVSAVPSTVGAVATTGAPTHSTEQTDEATGTIDTDGDELRLQAGPGQAVSGRTSLPAGTEVSVRIHSTGDTQPAFIRSADAVVAPDGSFRAVFDLSSVEAGASVEASVVHNGTVLARAPGRILQCESACAAVTPETPNATVNSPSPDGTIEAGPGRTVNGTANLPPGTTLTVRMEGTGSTSFLHQGSAVVDHTGAFRAGFDLTRIPAPAPGRITVRHNGTVIASRSVEVTTCEDDCEPPEPPEAGSDSSTMHQRNQTLYDDLATVTVDQGSVARIELTLEPRTSTLTIGGPNLSYALNLSVIDGNDDDRVVVLFETAAIGQGDAAVSVADERDEVSVIDERVDGNRSVLDEGVYPLVQSVGGLSTERDDNATTFLVERGRLAVTDTPIDGDGNESVVESPGIETENTSDRDAEPEPIRGTIGEPTRMTVRTDEAKAMIVRIGPYNGAYTLTAVVRDGDGDERVGLAFDTSVAAGVSDGDPLVATSSEDSVVVTYENGTLAADTYRIVLSRTDGLPEDRDWESATDETGRIVESTRFVVAEGVQSPTQRDDRASPRGGIPIVPFGALAVAGLFATVGIGLVTGAIKR; encoded by the coding sequence GTGACGCGGTTCGTTGGCACCAAGGTCCTTGCGGCGGCGCTCGTGCTCGTGCTCGTCGTCTCGGCCGTCCCGTCGACCGTCGGCGCCGTCGCGACGACGGGAGCGCCCACCCACTCGACGGAACAGACGGACGAGGCCACCGGCACGATCGACACCGACGGGGACGAACTTCGGCTTCAGGCCGGACCGGGACAGGCCGTGTCCGGACGCACGTCGCTCCCCGCGGGAACGGAGGTGAGCGTCCGGATCCACTCGACCGGGGACACCCAGCCGGCGTTCATCAGGTCGGCCGACGCGGTCGTCGCGCCGGACGGCTCGTTCCGTGCGGTGTTCGACCTCTCGTCGGTCGAAGCGGGGGCGAGCGTCGAGGCGTCCGTCGTCCACAACGGAACGGTGCTGGCACGCGCGCCCGGTCGGATACTTCAGTGTGAGTCGGCCTGTGCGGCCGTCACCCCGGAGACGCCGAACGCGACGGTGAACAGCCCCTCGCCGGACGGGACGATCGAGGCGGGTCCGGGTCGAACCGTCAACGGGACCGCGAACCTCCCGCCGGGGACCACCCTTACCGTACGGATGGAGGGGACGGGGTCGACCTCGTTCCTCCATCAGGGCTCGGCGGTCGTAGACCACACGGGCGCGTTCCGGGCCGGATTCGACCTCACGCGGATCCCGGCGCCGGCACCCGGACGGATCACCGTCCGACACAACGGCACGGTCATCGCGTCGCGGTCGGTCGAGGTAACGACGTGCGAGGACGACTGCGAGCCGCCGGAGCCGCCCGAGGCGGGATCGGACTCCTCGACGATGCACCAGCGCAACCAGACGCTGTACGACGACCTCGCCACCGTCACGGTGGACCAGGGGTCGGTCGCCCGGATCGAGTTGACGCTCGAACCTCGCACGTCGACGCTCACGATCGGCGGGCCGAACCTCAGTTACGCGCTCAACCTCTCGGTGATCGACGGGAACGACGACGACCGCGTCGTCGTGCTGTTCGAAACCGCCGCGATCGGTCAGGGTGACGCGGCGGTCTCCGTCGCGGACGAGCGCGACGAGGTTTCGGTCATCGACGAACGGGTGGACGGCAACCGATCGGTACTCGACGAGGGCGTCTATCCGCTCGTCCAGTCCGTCGGGGGGCTCTCGACGGAGCGCGACGACAACGCGACGACGTTCCTCGTCGAACGGGGCCGGCTGGCGGTGACGGACACGCCGATCGACGGGGACGGGAACGAATCGGTGGTCGAATCGCCCGGCATCGAGACCGAGAACACGAGCGACCGGGACGCAGAACCCGAACCGATCCGGGGGACGATCGGGGAGCCGACCCGGATGACGGTCCGGACCGACGAGGCGAAGGCGATGATCGTCCGCATCGGGCCGTACAACGGCGCGTACACGCTCACTGCCGTCGTCCGCGACGGCGACGGCGACGAGCGTGTCGGCCTCGCGTTCGACACGAGTGTCGCCGCCGGGGTCAGCGACGGCGACCCGCTCGTCGCCACATCGAGCGAGGACTCCGTCGTCGTCACCTACGAGAACGGAACGCTCGCGGCGGACACGTATCGGATCGTCCTCTCGCGTACCGACGGGCTTCCGGAGGACCGCGACTGGGAGTCGGCCACCGACGAGACGGGCCGGATCGTCGAGTCGACGAGGTTCGTCGTCGCCGAGGGCGTGCAGAGTCCGACCCAACGCGACGATCGAGCGTCCCCCCGCGGCGGGATTCCGATCGTCCCGTTCGGCGCACTCGCGGTGGCCGGGCTCTTCGCGACCGTGGGGATCGGGCTGGTCACCGGGGCGATTAAACGCTGA
- a CDS encoding S8 family serine peptidase — MDRERLRLIAAAVLAVLLVLGGLLGTSAWGLGADRPAPSEASRSESTAVDELHERGVTGSNVTVGVVSATGVDPSAAGVDDRVVAARAFGTEGVVPASESARHGTATAATVADVAPDAEFYLASFDAATDFTAALRWMRRSNVDVIVAPVSLYARTDGDADVNRAIERTVAAGSIVVVPAGNVGLSHWRGEFAPNRTGTHRFAGGPRTYLRGEDSRVSVWLSWNRSAAPTRAEQTGDGESPSPPFSVELYRETERGNRLVGRSVPYHPSDGRTVRLSRRVDPTGTYFVTIRGPRDAGPVALRLLSPTHTLQYRDRAGSLVAPGDAQRAITVGAWDPRRERVHRYSGAGPTADGRTGVDVVAPSPREAPPVAAEFDGTSAASAYVAGVAALVRSANPDLTPRQVNAVLAATAGDVGPAGRDPVSGYGVVAPNAAVGRARNLST; from the coding sequence GTGGACCGGGAGCGGCTGCGACTGATCGCTGCGGCGGTCCTCGCGGTGTTACTCGTCCTCGGGGGCCTCCTCGGAACGAGCGCGTGGGGACTCGGCGCTGATCGTCCGGCACCGAGCGAGGCTAGCCGGTCGGAATCGACCGCCGTCGACGAGCTACACGAACGCGGAGTCACGGGGTCGAACGTCACGGTCGGGGTCGTCTCCGCGACGGGAGTCGACCCGTCCGCGGCCGGCGTCGACGACCGGGTCGTCGCGGCCCGCGCGTTCGGAACCGAGGGCGTGGTGCCCGCCTCGGAGTCGGCCCGTCACGGGACGGCGACGGCCGCGACGGTCGCCGACGTCGCGCCCGACGCCGAGTTCTACCTCGCGTCGTTCGACGCCGCGACGGACTTCACGGCGGCGCTGCGGTGGATGCGGCGGTCGAACGTCGACGTGATCGTCGCCCCCGTCTCGTTGTACGCCCGGACCGACGGTGACGCCGACGTGAACCGGGCCATCGAACGGACGGTCGCCGCCGGTTCGATCGTCGTCGTCCCGGCCGGAAACGTCGGACTGAGCCACTGGCGGGGCGAGTTCGCGCCGAACCGGACTGGAACGCATCGGTTCGCCGGCGGTCCCCGAACATACCTCCGGGGCGAGGACTCGCGGGTGTCCGTGTGGCTGTCGTGGAACCGATCGGCGGCGCCGACGCGAGCCGAGCAGACGGGCGATGGCGAATCGCCGTCTCCCCCGTTCAGCGTCGAATTGTATCGCGAAACCGAGCGAGGAAACAGACTCGTCGGTCGGTCGGTCCCGTATCACCCCTCGGACGGCCGAACGGTGCGGCTGTCCCGTCGCGTCGATCCCACGGGGACGTACTTCGTCACGATACGCGGCCCCCGTGATGCGGGTCCGGTCGCGCTTCGGCTGCTCTCGCCGACGCACACGCTTCAGTACCGCGACCGCGCCGGCAGTCTCGTGGCTCCGGGCGACGCACAGCGGGCGATCACCGTCGGCGCGTGGGACCCCCGACGGGAACGGGTACATCGGTACAGCGGCGCCGGACCGACCGCCGACGGGCGTACCGGTGTCGATGTCGTCGCGCCGTCGCCCCGGGAGGCCCCACCCGTCGCGGCGGAGTTCGACGGAACGTCCGCGGCGTCGGCGTACGTCGCGGGCGTCGCCGCGCTCGTTCGGTCGGCGAACCCGGACTTGACCCCTCGACAGGTCAACGCGGTGCTCGCGGCGACGGCGGGCGATGTCGGCCCCGCCGGGCGGGACCCCGTCAGCGGCTACGGGGTGGTCGCGCCGAACGCCGCCGTCGGCCGCGCCCGCAACCTCTCCACGTGA
- a CDS encoding ArsR/SmtB family transcription factor, with amino-acid sequence MASPIERLRGRTARPATESRVIDLAGEESEDVLDALATGTRRQLYLSLFDSTATTSELAERVDTSVQNVHHHVSVLRDVGLVEPIDTVYSEKGNEMTVYGPASDPLVLVGDHRHVGSDDVSLADLGAGVGLLALASVVVQWAAERVWTQVSTVPGAVGTASYADGGSSLVATIAWFVFEVVEPGVLFFVAGLLVAVLVSLASGGDRTR; translated from the coding sequence ATGGCGAGTCCGATCGAACGTCTTCGCGGACGTACCGCCCGCCCCGCCACGGAGTCGCGCGTCATCGATCTGGCCGGGGAGGAGTCGGAGGACGTCCTCGACGCGCTGGCTACCGGGACACGCCGGCAGCTGTACCTGTCGCTGTTCGACTCGACGGCGACGACGAGCGAACTCGCCGAACGTGTCGACACGTCGGTACAGAACGTCCACCATCACGTCTCGGTGCTCCGTGATGTCGGCCTCGTCGAGCCGATCGACACGGTCTACTCGGAGAAGGGGAACGAGATGACGGTGTACGGCCCGGCCTCGGACCCGTTGGTGCTCGTCGGCGACCATCGACACGTGGGCTCGGACGACGTCTCCCTCGCCGATCTCGGTGCCGGAGTCGGACTGCTCGCGCTCGCGAGCGTGGTCGTGCAGTGGGCGGCCGAACGGGTGTGGACACAGGTGTCCACGGTACCCGGCGCGGTCGGCACGGCCAGCTACGCCGATGGCGGGTCCTCGCTCGTTGCCACGATCGCGTGGTTCGTCTTCGAGGTCGTCGAACCCGGGGTGCTGTTTTTCGTTGCGGGGCTCCTCGTCGCCGTCCTCGTCTCGCTCGCGTCCGGCGGGGATCGGACTCGTTGA
- a CDS encoding cupin domain-containing protein: protein MDHVVLDDLDNSLQPAAVMRHLTEPLGCEDLAINYYELAPGDSFAFAYHTHEVQEEGFVVLSGTATWVVGPEPEAPDDPVGSADPGAPAERREVEVGPMEAIRIPPGKFQRGWNVGEDRVTALALGAPLAYGEQLKRDDCPACGDEVAVSIERAPDDEAQLVTVCADCGAEVARWRRGDDGENERIR, encoded by the coding sequence ATGGACCACGTCGTCCTCGACGACCTCGACAACTCGCTGCAGCCGGCGGCGGTGATGCGCCACCTCACCGAGCCGCTCGGCTGCGAGGACCTCGCGATCAACTACTACGAGCTCGCGCCCGGCGACTCGTTCGCGTTCGCCTACCACACCCACGAGGTGCAAGAGGAGGGGTTCGTCGTGCTCTCGGGAACCGCGACGTGGGTCGTCGGCCCCGAGCCCGAGGCCCCGGACGACCCCGTCGGCTCGGCCGATCCCGGCGCGCCGGCCGAGCGCCGCGAGGTCGAGGTCGGGCCGATGGAGGCGATCCGGATCCCCCCGGGGAAGTTCCAGCGCGGGTGGAACGTCGGCGAGGATCGGGTGACGGCGCTCGCGCTGGGCGCGCCGCTGGCGTACGGCGAGCAGCTGAAGCGCGACGACTGTCCAGCCTGCGGCGACGAGGTCGCGGTGTCGATCGAACGCGCGCCCGACGACGAGGCGCAGCTCGTCACCGTCTGTGCGGACTGCGGCGCGGAGGTGGCGCGGTGGCGACGCGGCGACGACGGCGAGAACGAGCGCATCAGGTGA
- a CDS encoding pantoate kinase, producing the protein MDEATAFAPGHVTAFFAPYPDRDPARAGSRGAGLALSDGVEVTVRPADGTGEGSDPAGDAGLASLELDGVPAQMEPVERVLAELNVAAEVAVSSDVPVGAGFGVSGAAALSTALAANAAFDLDRSENDLVRVAHAAEAAAGTGLGDVVGQFRGGLPVRLEPGAPGYGRMDGVPARPRVEYVSFGELSTERVLGGDLDPVREAGEAALTRLMRAPDEAELLAAGREFAVEAGLQVPEVAEAVEAVEAEGGLASMAMLGRTVYALGTGLTDAGYDAAACSIHPTGATLRPEE; encoded by the coding sequence ATGGACGAGGCGACCGCGTTCGCGCCGGGACACGTCACCGCCTTCTTCGCGCCGTACCCCGACCGCGACCCCGCCCGCGCCGGGTCCCGCGGCGCAGGCCTCGCGCTCTCGGACGGCGTCGAGGTGACCGTCCGACCCGCCGACGGGACCGGGGAGGGGTCGGACCCCGCCGGCGACGCCGGCCTCGCGTCGCTCGAACTCGACGGCGTGCCCGCCCAAATGGAGCCCGTGGAGCGGGTGCTCGCGGAGTTGAACGTCGCCGCCGAGGTCGCGGTGTCGAGCGACGTGCCGGTCGGCGCGGGCTTCGGCGTCTCCGGCGCCGCGGCGCTTTCGACCGCCCTCGCGGCGAACGCCGCCTTCGATCTGGACCGCTCGGAGAACGACCTCGTGCGCGTCGCCCACGCCGCGGAGGCGGCCGCCGGAACCGGCCTCGGCGACGTGGTCGGGCAGTTCCGCGGCGGCCTCCCGGTTCGGCTGGAGCCGGGTGCCCCCGGCTACGGCCGCATGGACGGCGTGCCCGCGCGCCCCCGCGTCGAGTACGTCTCCTTCGGCGAGCTCTCCACCGAGCGGGTGCTCGGCGGCGACCTCGACCCCGTACGCGAGGCGGGCGAGGCGGCGCTGACGCGGCTGATGCGCGCCCCCGACGAGGCTGAGCTGCTCGCGGCCGGCCGGGAGTTCGCCGTCGAGGCCGGCCTGCAGGTTCCGGAGGTCGCGGAGGCCGTCGAGGCCGTCGAGGCGGAGGGCGGCCTCGCGTCGATGGCGATGCTCGGGCGCACGGTGTACGCGCTCGGGACCGGGCTCACCGACGCCGGCTACGACGCCGCCGCGTGTTCGATCCACCCGACGGGCGCGACGCTGCGCCCCGAGGAGTAG
- a CDS encoding 4-phosphopantoate--beta-alanine ligase → MTDDAGVDGDAETDADDERGGDPEVPADPEHESEIPEDHPRYESLLTRHRIEHGVDIGITSKQGLIAEGRGEAFDYLLGEETLPSADAAARAAAAHLLLAERPVLSVNGNVAALVPGEIVDLAGATGADVEVNLFNRTEERMQAIADHLREHGAGEVKGLTADGRIPGLSHERAKVDSDGIGDADVVVVPLEDGDRAEALGAMGKTEIVIDLNPMSRSAQVAAVPIVDNIIRAVPNITRHAEELADASDEDLCEIVERFDPEAALVEAERAIREGDLD, encoded by the coding sequence ATGACCGACGACGCCGGCGTCGACGGCGACGCCGAGACGGACGCGGACGACGAGCGCGGCGGCGATCCCGAGGTCCCCGCGGACCCCGAGCACGAGTCGGAGATCCCCGAGGACCACCCACGGTACGAGTCGCTGCTCACCCGCCACCGCATCGAACACGGCGTGGACATCGGGATCACCTCGAAGCAGGGGCTCATCGCCGAGGGGCGCGGCGAGGCGTTCGACTACCTGCTGGGCGAGGAGACGCTCCCGAGCGCGGACGCCGCCGCCCGCGCGGCCGCCGCGCATCTCCTGCTGGCCGAGCGTCCCGTGCTCTCGGTGAACGGCAACGTCGCGGCGCTGGTGCCCGGCGAGATCGTCGACCTCGCCGGGGCGACCGGCGCCGACGTCGAGGTGAACCTCTTCAACCGCACCGAAGAGCGCATGCAGGCCATCGCCGACCACCTCCGCGAACACGGCGCGGGCGAGGTGAAGGGGCTCACCGCGGACGGCCGTATCCCCGGCCTCAGCCACGAGCGCGCGAAGGTCGATTCGGACGGAATCGGCGACGCCGACGTGGTCGTCGTCCCCCTGGAGGACGGCGACCGCGCGGAGGCGCTGGGCGCGATGGGGAAAACCGAGATCGTGATCGACCTGAACCCGATGAGCCGGTCGGCGCAGGTCGCGGCCGTCCCGATCGTCGACAACATCATCCGCGCCGTCCCCAACATCACCCGCCACGCCGAGGAGCTGGCAGACGCGAGCGACGAGGACCTGTGCGAGATCGTCGAGCGCTTCGACCCCGAGGCCGCCCTCGTCGAAGCCGAGCGTGCCATCCGCGAGGGCGACCTGGACTGA
- a CDS encoding NUDIX domain-containing protein, which yields MTDIRGVVLGAIRRPDTDEYLVQRLPGTRDGHHFHRFIGGGIEPGEPSDAALVREFREELGVAVDAGAAVCTVENLFEYDGASHHEFAVVREARFRDGSLYERERFHGNDDGGIEYEAYWRSLAALRTADAPFFPAGVADALASDEHVHVVSPHEADAAAVADALASDEHVHVVSPHEADAANVADADVRD from the coding sequence ATGACCGACATCCGCGGCGTCGTCCTCGGCGCGATCCGTCGCCCGGACACGGACGAGTACCTCGTCCAGCGGCTTCCCGGCACGCGCGACGGTCACCACTTCCACCGCTTCATCGGGGGCGGGATCGAGCCCGGCGAACCGAGCGACGCGGCCCTCGTTCGCGAGTTCCGCGAGGAGCTCGGCGTCGCCGTCGACGCCGGGGCCGCCGTCTGCACCGTCGAGAACCTGTTCGAGTACGACGGCGCCTCCCACCACGAGTTCGCGGTCGTCCGCGAGGCCCGGTTCCGGGACGGTTCGCTGTACGAGCGCGAGCGGTTCCACGGGAACGACGACGGCGGGATCGAGTACGAGGCGTACTGGCGCTCGCTGGCGGCCCTCCGGACCGCGGACGCCCCGTTCTTCCCGGCCGGCGTCGCCGACGCGCTCGCGAGCGACGAACACGTCCACGTCGTCAGCCCGCACGAGGCCGACGCCGCGGCCGTCGCCGACGCGCTCGCGAGCGACGAACACGTCCACGTCGTCAGCCCGCACGAGGCCGACGCCGCGAACGTCGCCGACGCCGACGTTCGCGACTAA
- a CDS encoding molybdopterin-dependent oxidoreductase, with amino-acid sequence MSGLRGAVARALRRVQPPARVVDWAIAACVAFEVASGLYSFTRGTPSGAWVFWLHSTVGLTLAALVGFKLWRVRRRVTSTASWDRFTPLSVLQAAVTLAALATGAFWVLGGNVPILAWTTLNLHVGLGLLLVPLVLYHLRGRYHSPRDVDPDRRAALKVGALLLAGTVAWRASEAADRALGGASRRFTGSKPTGDLYDTETEGGGFPVTSWVADDPDPIDRDSWTLAVRGLVGEELDLGYDDLGGGMDGGGGRDGGGAPVGPDTELAATLDCTSGWYTHQRWGGVRVGDLLDAAGVEDGARYVRFTSVTGYRWSLPIEEAEDALLATHVRGRPLSHGHGAPARLVAPGRRGFQWVKWVESVEVRERGDPMQWLVTLVSGFD; translated from the coding sequence ATGAGCGGCCTTCGCGGCGCCGTCGCTCGCGCCCTCCGCCGCGTCCAGCCGCCGGCCCGCGTCGTCGACTGGGCCATCGCCGCCTGTGTCGCGTTCGAGGTCGCCTCGGGCCTGTACTCGTTCACCCGGGGCACCCCGAGCGGCGCGTGGGTGTTCTGGCTCCACTCGACGGTCGGTCTGACGCTCGCTGCGCTCGTCGGGTTCAAGCTGTGGCGGGTCCGCCGACGCGTCACGTCGACGGCCTCGTGGGACCGCTTCACGCCGCTGTCCGTCCTCCAGGCTGCAGTCACGCTCGCGGCGCTGGCGACGGGCGCCTTCTGGGTGCTCGGCGGCAACGTACCGATCCTGGCGTGGACGACCCTCAACCTCCACGTCGGCCTCGGCCTGCTGCTCGTTCCGCTGGTGCTGTACCACCTCCGCGGGCGCTATCACTCCCCGCGCGACGTGGACCCCGACCGTCGCGCGGCCCTCAAGGTCGGCGCGCTCCTGCTCGCCGGCACCGTCGCGTGGCGCGCGAGCGAGGCGGCCGACCGCGCCCTCGGCGGCGCGAGCCGACGGTTCACCGGCTCGAAGCCGACCGGGGATCTCTACGACACCGAGACCGAGGGCGGCGGCTTCCCGGTCACCTCGTGGGTCGCCGACGACCCCGACCCGATCGATCGGGATTCGTGGACCCTCGCGGTACGGGGGCTGGTCGGTGAGGAGTTGGACCTCGGCTACGACGACCTCGGGGGCGGCATGGACGGCGGGGGCGGCAGGGACGGCGGGGGCGCCCCGGTGGGACCGGACACGGAACTGGCGGCGACGCTCGACTGCACCTCCGGGTGGTACACGCACCAGCGGTGGGGCGGCGTCCGCGTCGGCGACCTGCTCGACGCCGCGGGCGTCGAGGACGGAGCGCGGTACGTCCGATTCACCTCGGTCACGGGCTACCGCTGGTCGCTCCCGATCGAGGAGGCCGAGGACGCGCTGCTGGCGACGCACGTCCGCGGCCGGCCGCTCTCGCACGGCCACGGCGCCCCCGCGCGCCTCGTCGCACCCGGGCGCCGGGGGTTCCAGTGGGTCAAGTGGGTGGAGTCCGTGGAGGTGCGCGAACGGGGCGACCCGATGCAGTGGCTCGTGACCCTGGTGTCCGGGTTCGATTAG
- a CDS encoding 3-oxoacyl-ACP reductase family protein: MPVALVTGSSRGIGAAVAKRFAADGHDVVVNYHTSEAAAEETAEAVREHGQEATVVGADVSDPDAAARLVDAAVEDLGGLDHVVNNAGIDQHVYTEDLDPEDFDRVMDVNVNSVFAVTKAALSHLRDSDADPTPSVTNVSSILAYTGAPIEVHYAGSKGALLSVTKSHARDFAPDIRVNAVAPGHVETDMTSDRSPEEKREELAEIPMGYYGQPADIAEAVAYLRDARFVTGETLHVNGGELMR; encoded by the coding sequence ATGCCAGTCGCACTCGTCACCGGCTCCTCCCGCGGGATCGGCGCCGCCGTCGCGAAGCGGTTCGCCGCCGACGGCCACGACGTGGTCGTCAACTACCACACCTCGGAGGCCGCCGCCGAGGAGACGGCCGAGGCCGTCCGCGAACACGGGCAGGAGGCCACCGTCGTGGGAGCGGACGTGTCCGATCCCGACGCCGCCGCGCGCCTCGTCGACGCCGCGGTCGAAGACCTCGGCGGGCTCGACCACGTCGTCAACAACGCCGGGATCGACCAGCACGTCTACACCGAGGACCTCGACCCCGAGGACTTCGACCGCGTAATGGACGTGAACGTCAACTCGGTGTTCGCCGTCACCAAGGCGGCGCTCTCTCATCTCCGCGACAGCGACGCGGACCCGACGCCCTCGGTGACGAACGTCTCCTCGATCCTCGCGTACACCGGCGCGCCGATCGAGGTCCACTACGCCGGCTCGAAGGGGGCGCTGCTGTCGGTGACGAAGAGCCACGCCCGCGACTTCGCCCCGGACATCCGGGTGAACGCGGTCGCGCCCGGCCACGTCGAGACGGACATGACGAGCGACCGGAGCCCCGAGGAGAAGCGGGAGGAACTGGCGGAGATTCCGATGGGGTACTACGGCCAGCCGGCGGACATCGCCGAGGCGGTCGCGTACCTCCGGGACGCGCGGTTCGTCACCGGCGAGACGCTGCACGTGAACGGCGGCGAGCTGATGCGGTAG
- a CDS encoding AbrB/MazE/SpoVT family DNA-binding domain-containing protein, whose amino-acid sequence MGDTEAESTVSGNQANIPARIRRELDIDDGDHLRWEVRDDGTLRVEVVQQRAGTFADFDGYGGTADTDAAVEHDGWGVE is encoded by the coding sequence ATGGGCGACACCGAGGCCGAGAGCACCGTGTCCGGGAACCAAGCGAACATCCCGGCACGGATCCGGCGGGAACTCGACATCGACGACGGGGACCACCTCCGCTGGGAGGTCCGCGACGACGGGACGCTCCGCGTCGAAGTCGTCCAGCAGCGAGCGGGGACGTTCGCCGACTTCGACGGGTACGGGGGGACGGCGGACACCGACGCAGCAGTCGAGCACGACGGGTGGGGTGTCGAATAG
- a CDS encoding type II toxin-antitoxin system VapC family toxin, with protein sequence MPRALVDTSVLFAAAYRRDAAHEDGITVLRGIDSGDLPEGVVPEYVLAETLNGLTTHAGHDAAVDFLDRIEENANIHIESVTDAVRASAKSVFRRHPRLSFVDAAIIAHMRTAGLGYLYAFDDDFDGIDDVYRLCSDTNPYRPD encoded by the coding sequence GTGCCGCGCGCGCTCGTCGATACGTCCGTCCTGTTCGCGGCGGCCTACCGTCGAGACGCCGCACACGAGGATGGAATCACCGTTCTCCGGGGTATCGACTCGGGGGACCTCCCGGAGGGAGTCGTACCGGAGTACGTCCTCGCCGAGACGCTCAACGGTCTCACGACCCACGCGGGACACGACGCGGCGGTCGACTTCCTCGACCGGATCGAGGAGAACGCGAACATCCACATCGAGTCGGTCACGGACGCTGTGCGCGCCTCGGCGAAGTCGGTCTTCCGACGACATCCGCGGCTCTCGTTCGTCGACGCGGCGATCATCGCACACATGCGCACGGCCGGGCTCGGCTATCTGTACGCCTTCGACGACGATTTCGACGGGATCGACGACGTGTATCGGTTGTGCTCCGATACGAACCCGTACCGCCCGGACTGA